GGATTCCCATTAAAACTACGTACCAAAAAAATTCCATACTTATATTTTTTCTGTTGAAAGTTCCACGTTATGTGGTCCTTTATTGATAATTTTTCCAATTAAAAGCAAAAACAGCATTCCCAGCAAAAGGTATAAACCTATAAAACCTAATAAAGTAAATAAGGTATTTCCAGAAGAAACTGTTGGTGAAGCTCCTGCTGCTGTACGCAATAAATTATAAACTAGCCAAGGCTGTCTTCCTAATTCTGCCGTGTACCATCCTGTTGTATTGGCTATGTACGGAAACGGCATCATGAACATTAAAGACCATAAAATCCATTTGGTTTCAAACAATTTCCCTCTTATTAACTGAAAAAGCGAAATCACCATTAGACCAATAAATACAGTGCCAAGTCCCACCATAATATGATACGCATAATACAATCCAGAAATATTGGTCGGATGCAGATCTTCTTCAAACTGATCTAAACCTTTTATTTCCTGATCCCAGTTTCCATAAGTCAAGAAACTCAAAATATTAGGAACGGCAATTTTGTTGTCCAATTTTTTGTCTTTTACGTCAGGCTGACCAATTAAAACAATTTCTGAACCTTTTTTCTCAGTATGAAAAATTCCTTCCATAGCAGCAAAAGTTACAGGCTGATATTTCACAACATTTTTAGCCAATAAATCTCCTGTAGGAACAGCCACTATAACACTAGAAATTAATCCGAAGATTACGCCTGTTTTTAAAAACAATTTCCCAAAAGAAACATTCTTTTTACTTAAAATATAGAAAGCTCCAATTCCTGCAACCACAAATGAACTGGTTACCAACGAAGCTGCCTGATTGTGCAGATAAGAAGGCCAAAGCCACGGATTTAAAAATAAAGCTTTGAAATTGGTTAGTACAAATTTTCCGTTTTCCAGAATTTCATAACCAACAGGATTCTGCATCCAAGAATGTGTGGCGATAATAAGATAACCACTTGCCCAAGAACCAATCATGATTAATAATCCGGTTACAAAATGCCATTTATGTCCAAGGAGTTTTTCTCCAAATAAAAATATTCCAAGAAAAGAAGATTCGAGAAAGAAAGAAAACATTCCTTCCATGGCAAGCGTCTGTCCAATAATTCCGCCTGTTAGCTCAGAGAACTTGGCCCAGTTGGTTCCAAACTGAAATTCCATCGGAATTCCCGTTACAACACCCATTGCAAAATTGAGGGCGAAGATTTTCATCCAGAAATGGGTGGCGTGATTGTATTGTTCGTCTTTAGTTTTGAGATATTTCCACTTGAAATAAACAATGATCAGAGAAAGACCCATTGTAAGTTGTGGAAAAAGATAATGAAAAGTAATGGTGAAGGCAAATTGCATTCGATCATAAAAGAGCATTTCTTCCATAATGGTAATTTGTTTATGAAGTTCCACAAATTTAACCATTCAAACCCGAATTAACGTCCTTTAAAAAAAGTTTATGACCTGATATTTGTTAAACTTTTCAACAATTTAAAGGGTAGAAATGACACTTGTTCTTTTTTACAAGTACGTACAGTTTGTCATTTCGACGAAAAGAAATGACAAGATTATGTATAGATTTACGTGATCAAACATAGCCCGCGTTTTCAACCGTGGGAAACGTATCGTGATTCTGCATGAGTTCCTGCGGTTAAAACCGCAGCTATGTTTAATTTTGATTGCGTGATTATTATGGGTTATTTTTCTAAAATACCTTTTTCTACACTTTCGTTAATCAAACCCTCGGCGTAATTCCATAATGATTCTGAACCATTTTTAATGACGCTTTTCTTTTCGTAAACTTTATCATATTTCACTCCAAACTCTTTCCAAGTTCCGCCATCGTTAGATGTATTCTGCAATAAAGGCTCCAATCTGTCCATAGATCTTGCAAATTTGGCTTCGTTGGTTTCTCCTGCTTCAAATTCTTCCCAAATGGTAATTAATTCTTCGGCTTGTTTTTCAGGCAGTAAACCAAATATTCTATTTGCCGCCAATCGTTCTTCATCTGTATTATCATGATTTTTTACAGTATCATACATAAAAACATCACCAGCATCAATTTCGACAATATCATGAATCAAAACCATTTTTACGACTTTCAAAACATCTATCTGTTCATTGGAATGTTCTGCCAAAACAATTGCCATTAAAGCCAAATGCCAACTGTGTTCTGCATCATTTTCGCATCTGTCGCTGTTAAACAATTTTGTCTTGCGCTGAATGTATTTTACTTTATCAATTTCTTTTATAAAAGCAATTTGATCCAATAAGTGTTGTGTATTCATTTTATTTTTTGTTTTGAAATGACATTCGTCATATGCAAAATTAAAGCTTAAAGCGTAATTGCTCAACTTTAAATTTAGTTTATCTCAACCGAATATGACAAACGCCACTTTTTTTTACACAAAAACCTAATTTCTGTAACATTAGTCACCTATTTTTTTAAAAAACAAAGTTACCTTTGTATCCCATCATTTTACAATACCTATCATGAAAATAGAACAAATTTACACCGGATGCCTCGCTCAAGGTGCATATTATATCACTTCAAATGGCGAAGCGGCCATTATTGATCCGCTTAGAGAAATTCAGCCTTATCTGGATCGTTTAGAGCGTGATGGCGTTAAACTGAAATATATTTTTGAAACGCATTTTCACGCCGATTTCGTTTCTGGTCACGTTGATTTAAGCAAAGAAACCGGAGCGCCAATCGTTTACGGTCCAAATGCTGCTTGCGAATTTGATTGCATTTCTGCAAAAGACGGTCAGGAATTCAAAATCGGAAAAATAACAATTAAGGCACTGCATACTCCAGGTCATACCATGGAAAGCACTACTTTTTTACTGATTGATGAAAACGGAAAAGATCATGCTATTTTTTCTGGTGATACTTTATTTATCGGAGATGTTGGCCGCCCTGATTTGGCTCAAAAAGCAGCTGGAATGACACAAGATCAATTGGCTGGAATTTTATTTCATTCGCTAAGAGATAAAATCATGACTTTGGCTGATGACGTAATTGTATATCCTGCGCATGGTGCGGGAAGCGCTTGCGGAAAAAACATGAGCAAAGAAACCGTTTCAACAATCGGAAATCAAAAAGCAACAAATTATGCTTTGCGTGCTAATATGACCGAAGAAGAATTCATCAAAGAAGTAACAGATGGATTATTGCCTCCTCCAGCCTATTTTAGCATGAACGTTGCCATGAATAAACAAGGTTATGAAAGCTTTGAAACAGTTTTACACAACGGAATGAAAGCTATAAATGTAAAAGAATTTGAAGCAGTTGCTGAAGAAACTGGCGCTCTAATTCTAGACACAAGAAGCGCAGCAGATTTCAGCAAAGGGTTTATTCCGCAATCTATCAATATCGGAATCAATGGTGATTTTGCGCCGTGGGTTGGAACTTTAATTGCCGATGTAAAACAGCCTATTATTTTGGTTACTGCGACTGGCATGGAAGAAGAAACTGTAACGCGTTTAAGCCGTGTGGGGTTTGATACAATTATCGGACATTTAGAAGGCGGTTTTGAAGCTTGGCAAAATGCTGGTTTCGAAATTGACACCGTTAACAGAATCACGGCAGAACAATTTTCAAATGAGTTTAAATTTGGCGAAGACAAAGTAATTGATATCCGTAAAGAAACAGAATACGAAGCAGAACATATTGATGACGCTTACAGCAAACCTTTGGCTTATATAAATGATTGGGTAAAAGATATTAATCCAAATGAGCATTTTTATTTGCATTGTGCTGGCGGTTACAGAAGTATGATTGCTGCCTCTATCCTTCAAGCAAGAGGTTTCAGAAACTTTTCTGAAGTAGAAGGCGGTTTCGGAGCGATTTCTAAAACCAATGTCCCAAAATCAGATTTTGTTTGTCAAAGTAAAGTATTAAAATAATTTTTTAAGGTACAGAGAGACAAAGGTTCAAAGCTGCAAAGTTTTTCCCTTTGAGCCTCTGTTCCTTTGAACCTTTGAACCTAAAAAAATATGCTAGAAATCATTAAAGAACCATGGCCTTGGTATGTTGCAGGTCCGTTGATTGGATTAACAGTTCCAATTTTATTAATTATTGGGAATAAATCTTTCGGGATTAGTTCTTCATTGCGTCATATTTGCGCAGCTTGTATTCCTGCAAATATTTCGTTTTTTAAATACGACTGGAAAAAAGAAAGCTGGAATTTATTCTTCGTCTTAGGAATATTTTTCGGTGGTTTTATCGCAGCTCACTTTTTATCGAATCCAAATCCTGTGGAAATTGCTTCTGAATTATCAGAGAAATTAGCGACTTACGGAATTACAGATCACAGTGGTTTAGTTCCGTCGCAATTATTTTCTTGGGAAAGTTTATTAACACTTCGCGGATTTATCATGATTGTGGTTGGCGGATTTTTAGTAGGTTTTGGAACGCGTTACGCCGGCGGCTGTACAAGCGGACACGCGATTATGGGATTATCAAACTTACAATGGCCTTCACTGGTTGCTACAATCTGTTTTATGATTGGCGGTTTTGTAATGGCGCTTCTGATTTTACCTTATATTCTTTCACTTTAAAATTTCAAAAATGAGTTTAGAAAATAAAAATATAGACGGCGAAGGAATCAACGCAAGCCAGAGAAAAGAAAATACATTCGCAAACCTAAAATATTTAATCGTTGGAATCTTTTTCGGAATTGTATTCGTAAAAGCAGAAATCATTAGTTGGTTTCGTATTCAGGAAATGTTCAATCTTGAATCGTTTCATATGTATGGTGTAATTGGATGCGCTGTTGCTGTTGGATTAATTTCAGTACAATTGATTAAAAAATTCAATATCAAAACTCTTGATGGCGAAAAAATCGAAATTCAGCCAAAGACTTTCAACAAAGGACAAATCTACGGCGGATTATTATTCGGTTTCGGATGGGCTATTACTGGTGCTTGCCCTGGTCCGCTTTTCGCTCAAATTGGAACTGGCGCTACTGTAATCGTGGTTACTTTGGTAAGTGCAATTGCCGGAACTTGGGTTTATGGTTTGATTAAAGATAAACTGCCTCACTAGGATTTTGTTTTTCTTGTTTCATGTTTTAAGTTTCAAGTTAACATAACGTAAACCCGACAAGTTTAAAAAACCTGTCGGGTTTATTCTTTTAAAAAAAGATTCATTTCGTAGGAATGTCTCGGCGGTAGAAAATTAGATGTGATTGCGATTATACGTTCCTTAGGAACGTTTGAGATACATTGCGGCAAATACGTTATTTTCATAAAATCACGCGTCCCTACAGGACACAATACAAAACAATATAATCATTTTTCTACCGACGAAATATTATTACAGAATATAAAAAACATTCCTTTCTCCATAAAACTTCCAATTTCAATATAGATTTCGAATATCCACTTGAAACCTGAAACTTGAAACCTGAAACCAAACAAAACCAAAAACTTTTTCTTCATCAATTTTTAATTTCATTTCGTTAAGTTTGCTTCAAACAACATTTCCAAAAAAATAAATTTTTAAAGCCAAAACATGAATCGTTCTGAACAATTAGCCAAACTAAAAAATACCGAAAATTGGGACGTAATCATTATAGGTGGTGGAGCAAGCGGACTCGGAACTGCAATTGATGCAGCAAGTCGCGGGTACAAAACAATCTTATTTGAAGCCGTAGATTTTGCAAAAGGAACTTCGAGCAGAAGCACCAAGTTGGTTCATGGTGGCGTACGCTATTTGGCACAAGGCGATGTGCATTTAGTTAGAGAAGCATTAAAAGAAAGAGGATTATTGGCACAAAATGCAAATCATTTAGTTAAAAATCAATCCTTTGTTATTCCAAATTATCATTGGTTTAGCGGTTATTTTTATACAATCGGATTAAAGATTTACGATTTATTGTCTGGTTACCTGAGTTTAGGAAGTTCTAAATATCTTTCGAAAAAGAGAACTATTGAAATGCTTGCAAACGTAGAAGAAAATGGATTGGTGAACGGTGTTATTTATCATGATGGCCAATTTGATGATTCTCGTTTAGCGATTAACCTAGCTCAAACGGCTGTAGAAAACGGAGCTTGTGTTTTAAATTATGTAAAAGTTGTCAATTTGCTAAAAGATGACAAAAACCAAGTTGTTGGTGTTCAAGTTCAAGATCAGGAAAGCGGAATTAAACAGGATATAAAAGGTTCTGCCGTAATTAACGCGACTGGTGTTTTTACAAATGCAATCATGAAATTGAATGATAACGTTTATAAAAAATACATTGTTCCTAGTCAGGGAATACACTTAGTATTTGACAAATCTTTTCTACCAGGAGAAAATGCTTTAATGATTCCAAAAACAAAAGATGGAAGGGTTTTATTTGCCGTTCCGTGGCATAATCGTGTTGTAGTTGGAACGACCGATACTTTAATTAAAAAACAAAGTTTAGAACCCATTGCCTTAGAAAGCGAAATTCAATTTGTTCTCGAAACCGCTCAACGTTTTCTAACCAAGAAACCCACAAGAGCAGATGTTCTTTCTGTTTTTGCAGGATTGCGCCCATTAGCTGCACCCAAAGAAGAAGGTAAAAGTACCAAAGAAGTTTCTAGAAGTCATAAAATTATAGTTTCAGAAACGGGTCTAATTACTATTACTGGAGGAAAATGGACAACGTACAGAAAAATTGCTGAAGATATTATTGATAAAGCAATCAAAACAGGAAAATTATCTCCGAAGGAATGTCGCACAGAACATCTTCCCATTCATGGAAATAAAGCTACAAATTCTTTAGATAGAGAAAATCACCTTTATATATATGGTTCTGATATTCCGAAAAT
The Flavobacterium humidisoli DNA segment above includes these coding regions:
- a CDS encoding cytochrome ubiquinol oxidase subunit I, whose product is MEEMLFYDRMQFAFTITFHYLFPQLTMGLSLIIVYFKWKYLKTKDEQYNHATHFWMKIFALNFAMGVVTGIPMEFQFGTNWAKFSELTGGIIGQTLAMEGMFSFFLESSFLGIFLFGEKLLGHKWHFVTGLLIMIGSWASGYLIIATHSWMQNPVGYEILENGKFVLTNFKALFLNPWLWPSYLHNQAASLVTSSFVVAGIGAFYILSKKNVSFGKLFLKTGVIFGLISSVIVAVPTGDLLAKNVVKYQPVTFAAMEGIFHTEKKGSEIVLIGQPDVKDKKLDNKIAVPNILSFLTYGNWDQEIKGLDQFEEDLHPTNISGLYYAYHIMVGLGTVFIGLMVISLFQLIRGKLFETKWILWSLMFMMPFPYIANTTGWYTAELGRQPWLVYNLLRTAAGASPTVSSGNTLFTLLGFIGLYLLLGMLFLLLIGKIINKGPHNVELSTEKI
- a CDS encoding HD domain-containing protein, whose translation is MNTQHLLDQIAFIKEIDKVKYIQRKTKLFNSDRCENDAEHSWHLALMAIVLAEHSNEQIDVLKVVKMVLIHDIVEIDAGDVFMYDTVKNHDNTDEERLAANRIFGLLPEKQAEELITIWEEFEAGETNEAKFARSMDRLEPLLQNTSNDGGTWKEFGVKYDKVYEKKSVIKNGSESLWNYAEGLINESVEKGILEK
- a CDS encoding MBL fold metallo-hydrolase is translated as MKIEQIYTGCLAQGAYYITSNGEAAIIDPLREIQPYLDRLERDGVKLKYIFETHFHADFVSGHVDLSKETGAPIVYGPNAACEFDCISAKDGQEFKIGKITIKALHTPGHTMESTTFLLIDENGKDHAIFSGDTLFIGDVGRPDLAQKAAGMTQDQLAGILFHSLRDKIMTLADDVIVYPAHGAGSACGKNMSKETVSTIGNQKATNYALRANMTEEEFIKEVTDGLLPPPAYFSMNVAMNKQGYESFETVLHNGMKAINVKEFEAVAEETGALILDTRSAADFSKGFIPQSINIGINGDFAPWVGTLIADVKQPIILVTATGMEEETVTRLSRVGFDTIIGHLEGGFEAWQNAGFEIDTVNRITAEQFSNEFKFGEDKVIDIRKETEYEAEHIDDAYSKPLAYINDWVKDINPNEHFYLHCAGGYRSMIAASILQARGFRNFSEVEGGFGAISKTNVPKSDFVCQSKVLK
- a CDS encoding YeeE/YedE family protein, whose product is MLEIIKEPWPWYVAGPLIGLTVPILLIIGNKSFGISSSLRHICAACIPANISFFKYDWKKESWNLFFVLGIFFGGFIAAHFLSNPNPVEIASELSEKLATYGITDHSGLVPSQLFSWESLLTLRGFIMIVVGGFLVGFGTRYAGGCTSGHAIMGLSNLQWPSLVATICFMIGGFVMALLILPYILSL
- a CDS encoding DUF6691 family protein: MSLENKNIDGEGINASQRKENTFANLKYLIVGIFFGIVFVKAEIISWFRIQEMFNLESFHMYGVIGCAVAVGLISVQLIKKFNIKTLDGEKIEIQPKTFNKGQIYGGLLFGFGWAITGACPGPLFAQIGTGATVIVVTLVSAIAGTWVYGLIKDKLPH
- a CDS encoding glycerol-3-phosphate dehydrogenase/oxidase, whose translation is MNRSEQLAKLKNTENWDVIIIGGGASGLGTAIDAASRGYKTILFEAVDFAKGTSSRSTKLVHGGVRYLAQGDVHLVREALKERGLLAQNANHLVKNQSFVIPNYHWFSGYFYTIGLKIYDLLSGYLSLGSSKYLSKKRTIEMLANVEENGLVNGVIYHDGQFDDSRLAINLAQTAVENGACVLNYVKVVNLLKDDKNQVVGVQVQDQESGIKQDIKGSAVINATGVFTNAIMKLNDNVYKKYIVPSQGIHLVFDKSFLPGENALMIPKTKDGRVLFAVPWHNRVVVGTTDTLIKKQSLEPIALESEIQFVLETAQRFLTKKPTRADVLSVFAGLRPLAAPKEEGKSTKEVSRSHKIIVSETGLITITGGKWTTYRKIAEDIIDKAIKTGKLSPKECRTEHLPIHGNKATNSLDRENHLYIYGSDIPKIIELQESKQELKEKLHSDHEFTMAEVVWAIRYEMARTVDDILARRVRLLFLDARAAIEVSDKTARVIAKELEHDEAWINTEIENFRQIANGFLLSEFQ